From the genome of Ptychodera flava strain L36383 chromosome 22, AS_Pfla_20210202, whole genome shotgun sequence, one region includes:
- the LOC139123334 gene encoding piwi-like protein 1, with protein MSGRGQPGYGRGGRGAALLELISDPARKPGQQPQQPQQQRSSPTLQQEYAGRGAVSSVGRASAASGVPQPAPVGRGLASLLHQVKTEQQQQQSQGAIPKKPLKTSPEPAKDVSPTQVTSPGPSSPMGRGISAFLRHGQPTSPTAGGDASVLESPRQSIPVGRGITGLSIGRGLASPVEKTRPHIGSGDAPLSPVEPRAKTPPQVAAPKTPPKTPTPSPEPQPPTEELKQLKVQEKVEKVSKSGTAGQPVPIACNYIRMKCKFEAVYQYAVSFTPQVDSKSMRFRLVNEHRDVIGAVKAFDGAMLFLPIRLNEPITVMASKRPTDGSEVVVRVTLTKVLRPEECIQPYNVIFRKIMRILDMKQVARHYYDPNRAVSVPQHKLEIWPGYITSLREYEGGLLLLADVSHKVLRNENVLDFMYKIYQKNPKSFKDECTRQLVGNIVLTRYNNKTYRIDDIAWDKNPQSTFSYGHQGEEMTFVDYYLKAYNKKINDLEQPLLINHPKRKAQEASSAPPEVICLIPELSSLTGLTDEMRQDFRVMKDVASHTRVSPTQRALAMRSFMDSIKSSPEATAELSKWGLELDNDILKSQGRALPPEKIIFQTKSVMANQEADWGRDLTRESVICPVNLQCWMVVFTRRDANKAMDFIQMMKKVCPSMGIRVNEPVQLELQDDRTETYLRTIRESINTQIQMVVVIFPTSRDDRYNAIKKLCCVESPVPSQVIIARTISQQQKLRSVTQKVALQINCKLGGELWALDIPLLVKSPAPVNKSNTTIDNKWFGPNHEKVMVVGIDVYHDAAHGGKSVGAMVASTNFKLTRWYSRVCFQLPQQELIDGLKLCLTSALRKYHEVNHTLPDRVVVFRDGVGDGQLRVVSGYEVDQLKECFTHFGSTYDPKMAVVVVQKRINTRIFGDFHGQLDNPKPGLVLDHTVTMCNWYDYFLVSQHVRQGTVSPTHYVVVYDGSGLKPDHMQRLSYKLTHLYYNWPGTVRVPAPCQYAHKLAYLVGQNIRREPSQDLADRLFFL; from the exons ATGTCGGGAAGAGGACAGCCAGGGTATGGGAGAGGAGGTAGAGGAGCTGCTTTATTGGAATTGATCAGTGATCCAGCACGTAAGCCAGGGCAGCAGCCTCAGCAACCACAACAACAAAGATCATCCCCAACACTCCAACAG GAGTATGCTGGTCGAGGTGCTGTCAGTTCAGTTGGGAGAGCAAGCGCTGCTTCTGGTGTACCACAGCCAGCACCTGTTGGCAGGGGTCTAGCAAGTCTGTTACATCAAGTTAAGactgaacaacaacaacaacagtcaCAAGGAGCAATCCCGAAAAAACCACTAAAAACATCGCCAGAACCTGCTAAAGATGTTTCACCAACCCAAGTTACAAGTCCTGGTCCATCATCACCGATGGGACGTGGTATCTCAGCTTTTCTGAGGCATGGCCAACCAACATCTCCTACAGCAG GTGGTGATGCGTCTGTCTTAGAATCCCCTCGGCAGTCCATTCCTGTTGGGCGTGGCATAACTGGACTTAGTATTGGCCGTGGTCTAGCATCTCCAGTTGAGAAGACAAGACCTCACATAGGGTCAGGGGATGCACCTTTGTCACCAGTTGAACCCAGGGCAAAGACTCCGCCACAAGTTGCAGCTCCGAAGACTCCACCCAAAACACCTACACCATCTCCAGAACCACAGCCACCAACTGAGGAACTGAAGCAGCTGAAAGTACAAGAAAAAGTTGAGAAAGTCAGCAAATCTGGAACAGCTGGGCAACC AGTGCCCATAGCATGCAACTACATTcgaatgaaatgtaaatttgaagCTGTGTACCAATATGCAGTGTCATTCACACCACAGGTTGACAGCAAATCCATGCGATTTCGACTTGTGAATGAGCACAGGGATGTAATTGGTGCAGTCAAAGCATTTGATGGTGCCATGCTGTTCTTGCCAATCAGGTTAAATGAACCA ATTACTGTGATGGCGTCCAAGCGTCCAACAGATGGCAGTGAAGTTGTTGTAAGAGTTACATTAACCAAGGTGCTACGTCCAGAGGAGTGCATTCAGCCGTACAACGTCATTTTCAGAAA GATAATGAGAATTCTGGATATGAAGCAAGTAGCCCGTCACTACTATGATCCAAACAGAGCTGTGTCCGTACCACAACACAA attGGAAATTTGGCCTGGTTACATCACATCTCTACGAGAATATGAAGGTGGACTGTTACTACTAGCTGATGTATCTCATAAAGTGTtgcgaaatgaaaatgttttggatTTCAT GTAcaaaatctatcaaaagaaTCCCAAATCCTTCAAAGACGAGTGCACACGCCAGTTAGTGGGTAACATTGTCCTGACACGCTATAACAACAAAACATACCGCATTGATGACATTGCTTGGGACAAGAATCCTCAGTCAACATTCAGCTATGGCCATCAGGGTGAAGAAATGACTTTTGTTGATTACTACCT GAAAGCATACAACAAGAAGATAAATGACTTGGAACAGCCTCTGCTGATAAACCATCCCAAGAGGAAAGCTCAGGAGGCCAGTTCAGCTCCTCCAGAAGTCATCTGTCTTATCCCAGAGTTATCAAGTCTCACCGGCTTGACAGATGAAATGAGACAAGATTTCAGAGTCATGAAG GACGTTGCTAGCCACACCAGAGTCTCTCCAACACAAAGAGCATTGGCAATGAGGAGCTTCATGGACAGCATCAAGAGCTCACCAGAGGCAACTGCAGAGTTAAGCAAGTGGGGCCTTGAACTTGATAATGATATCCTGAAG TCTCAAGGTCGTGCCTTGCCACCGGAGAAGATAATATTCCAGACAAAGAGTGTAATGGCCAATCAGGAAGCAGACTGGGGCCGAGATTTAACAAGGGAGTCTGTGATTTGCCCG GTAAATCTGCAGTGTTGGATGGTTGTCTTCACACGAAGGGATGCCAACAAAGCCATGGACTTCATACAGATGATGAAGAAAGTGTGTCCATCCATGGGAATCCGTGTCAATGAACCAGTGCAACTAGAACTCCAGGATGATAGAACTGAAACTTATCTGAGAACCATCAGGGAAAGTATTAATACTCAG ATCCAGATGGTGGTTGTGATTTTTCCGACATCTCGAGATGATAGATACAATGCTATTAAGAAGCTGTGCTGTGTAGAATCACCAGTTCCATCTCAG GTAATTATCGCTAGAACTATCAGTCAACAGCAGAAGTTACGGTCTGTAACACAGAAGGTTGCTTTGCAGATAAATTGTAAACTTGGAGGAGAGCTTTGGGCTTTAGACATACCACTG CTGGTGAAATCACCAGCACCTGTAAACAAGTCCAAcaccaccattgataacaaatggtttgggccaaaccatg aaaaagttatgGTGGTTGGTATTGATGTGTACCATGATGCTGCTCATGGGGGAAAATCAGTGGGTGCCATGGTGGCCAGTACCAACTT TAAATTGACCAGGTGGTATTCCAGAGTATGTTTTCAACTACCTCAGCAAGAACTGATCGATGGCTTGAAGCTGTGTTTGACTTCTGCTCTCAGAAAGTACCATGAG GTGAATCATACCCTACCAGATAGAGTGGTTGTGTTCCGTGATGGTGTCGGTGATGGCCAGCTGAGAGTTGTCAGTGGATATGAAGTAGATCAGTTGAAAGAGTGTTTTACTCACTTTGGATCAACCTATGATCCTAAAATGGCTGTGGTAGTGGTGCAGAAGAGAATCAACACAAGGATTTTCGGTGATTTT CATGGTCAGTTGGATAACCCCAAGCCAGGTCTGGTGCTTGACCACACAGTGACAATGTGTAACTGGTATGATTACTTCCTGGTCAGTCAACATGTACGCCAGGGCACAGTCTCTCCAACTCACTATGTAGTTGTCTATGATGGCTCCGGCCTGAAACCAGACCACATGCAAAG ACTATCTTACAAGCTGACCCATCTGTACTACAACTGGCCAGGTACAGTGCGTGTACCAGCTCCATGTCAGTATGCTCATAAACTAGCATATCTGGTGGGACAGAACATCCGCAGGGAGCCCTCACAAGACTTAGCCGATAGACTCTTCTTCCtgtaa